The DNA window tgtattgtaatacatgttattaatgaacttacagagatgttttggaggctttgatcactggcagcagcctctgAAGACCCTTCTCTGAAGctgagtatttcttcaggtcaaacacatcCAGGTTCTCTTCCGatgacagtaagatgaagaccagagttGCCCACTGAGCACGAGAGACACGTTTTTTGGAGAGATTTCCAGATGTCAGGAACTGTTGGATCTGGTCCACTAGAGAatggtcgttcagctcattcagacagtggaacagattgatgcttcgcTCTGTAGAGAGATCTCCACCTATCTTcttcttgatgtaagacactgttttcTTAGTGGTCTGTGAGCCCATTCCTGTCTGTCCCAGAAGACCTTGTTTAATCGGAGTGATCAGTGATCTACTTCGTGTCTGGCCCAACAGACCTCGTAGGAcattctgattggtctccagagagaggcccaggaggaagcggaggaacaagtccaggtgtccgttcttaCTCtctaaggccttgtccacagcactctggtagaggaggaggagtttatcttcACCGAAGATTGGCTCTTCTGTGAGCAGATTAAGTCCTTCATCGTCGATGAAGGACTTAAAGACAtgaagggcagccagaaactcctggacgctcagatggacaaagcagaacaccttgtcacCTTGGAtgagcccacactcctctttaaagatctgggtgcaCAGTCCTGAGTTCACTGAGGCTTCGTTGAAATATTCTttacactctgccaggtcttcCTCGTAGAAGATCTGGTCGCCACTCTCTAGCTgtttaaaagccagttttcccagagaaaaaATTATCTTCCTACTCTGTGAACTCCAGTCTTTATCATCTATCCCacgatacttcctgtccccctgtatggactgaaccctcaggaagaggctgtacatctgagtcacggtcttgggcacctCTTCTCCTATCTGGGGATCTTTGAAAAAGTCCTTCAGAACCtgagcagtgatccaacagaagactgggatgtgacacataaTGTGGAGGCTGCGTGATTTCTTGACATGGGAGATGATTTTGCTGGCCAGCGTCtcgtctctgaatctcttcctgaagtactcctccttctgtagGTCGTTGAACCCTCtgacctctgtcaccatgtcaacacactcagcagggatctgatctgctgccgcagggcgtgtggttatccagatgcgagcaaAGGGAAGCAGcttgcccctgatgaggtttgtcagcagcacgtccaccgaggtggactctgtgacatcagtccagatcgggttgttctggaagtccagaggaagtcgacactcatccagaccatccaagatgaagacaacttggaaccggtcaaatctgcagattcctgcttctttggtctcaataatgaagcgatgaagaagttccaccaagctaaactctttccctttcagtgaattcagctctctgaaagtgaggagaaatgtgaagtgtatgtcctggttggttttgccttctgcccagtccagagtgaacttgtgtgttaagatggttttaccaatgccggccactccagttgtcattattgtccgGATTGACTTATCTtttccaggtaagggtttaaagatgtcctcacatttgattggtgtttcctcctTGAATGGATCactggaagctgtttcaatcaatctgacctcatgttccttgttgacctctccactgcctctctctgtgatgaagagctcagTGTAGAACTCATTCAGAGGTGTTGAATGTCCTGCTTTAGGGAttccctgaaacacacacttgaacatCCTCTTTAAACGAGACTTGATCTTTtgttggcactcgacagcaggagatcctaaatgagaaaacaacagaagacatcagttagtggatggtGGCATCACTGGgaacatgtcaatatttcctgttgaattatcaacttcatgatatttagtggcttcatAAATTGTGGTTGGAGAAGCTGGTCTTGACAAAGACTGTATGTTACAGATTACAAATGTTTAGGACTATTTCGTTTTTTCCACAGCAATAAgattggtctaatgatagtaataatgataGTGAATTGGTGCAAAAATGAAATGATgatgctgatataacaagatagtgttgcatctgttccactgagttattctgctgtCGATCTGCAGTTTATgtttaatattaacattaataataattacattgaataacattttatttcaaggcACTTTTTATGACAACCAAGGTTGCCTCACAATTCATAAAACACCAAAAATTTAGAGTAAAAAACAGCAAGAGCTGCATCGCCAGCAGCATGATCAAAACAAGACAtaagacccaggtaggagggggtaagaacagtgaggagacccaggtaggagggggtaagaacagtgaggagacccaggtaggagggggtaagaacagcagtgaggagacccaggtaggagggggtaagaacaacaGCAGAACGGGGATACGAGGGGAACCCATGGTAGGGGGTCATTACAGCGAGAAGGCCAGTGGGAACACATGTGTTTTGAGGAGATTTGAATCTTGTTAGGGTGTCTCTTTCAGTTCAGCTCAGAGCCCTAGCAAATAAAACGtgttttaaaatgttaaaagaTGAACTACGTATTCATCTGGTGAGCAAACCATGACATAGAGGGTAATGCAGGTAGAGTAATAACTCCTAAAACTTGAACTCGCCCAGCGTGCTACCATGCCGGTCAAGTGGAACAGATGACTTCCCGTCCATAGGGGCAGAAAGCTCAGACTCGGGCAAGCTCCCCCGGCCACTACTGCCTGACGTAATCAGACCAGCAGATTGATTCCTGACTTGttctgaaagacaaatcaaTAGAATTTGAATGGATACCATAATTGTAAAACAACATTGCGTTCTTGGTCTGCTCTGCTGCTTGCCGCTCCTCGCTCCAATGCCAAAATGAATTCTGGTGCATCTGTGCTACCAAGTTCCTACAATATACCAACCGGTGCATCCTGGGTAAAATGGGTGTGTAGAAAACACTTTTGACCATTCATTGCCAAATGCAAACTTGGGACAGTACTGGGACTGTGACAAATGACGTATCACAAAGACCCAAGAACACGAGTACAGACATCAACACAAAaggccaaatgcatttacaatCATAAACTTTAAAATGATTGATCACAA is part of the Gadus morhua unplaced genomic scaffold, gadMor3.0, whole genome shotgun sequence genome and encodes:
- the LOC115538233 gene encoding NACHT, LRR and PYD domains-containing protein 12-like, whose product is MNQEELADTLWGEELGTIRSKFVDRVSDPVIKGLLDDLWQQQVFNTEEKDSVMEGLKIRADRARCLIDMVIGKGERASQMMIDSMKKRDKHLCIKLGLISSLAGVEQVRNQSAGLITSGSSGRGSLPESELSAPMDGKSSVPLDRHGSTLGSPAVECQQKIKSRLKRMFKCVFQGIPKAGHSTPLNEFYTELFITERGSGEVNKEHEVRLIETASSDPFKEETPIKCEDIFKPLPGKDKSIRTIMTTGVAGIGKTILTHKFTLDWAEGKTNQDIHFTFLLTFRELNSLKGKEFSLVELLHRFIIETKEAGICRFDRFQVVFILDGLDECRLPLDFQNNPIWTDVTESTSVDVLLTNLIRGKLLPFARIWITTRPAAADQIPAECVDMVTEVRGFNDLQKEEYFRKRFRDETLASKIISHVKKSRSLHIMCHIPVFCWITAQVLKDFFKDPQIGEEVPKTVTQMYSLFLRVQSIQGDRKYRGIDDKDWSSQSRKIIFSLGKLAFKQLESGDQIFYEEDLAECKEYFNEASVNSGLCTQIFKEECGLIQGDKVFCFVHLSVQEFLAALHVFKSFIDDEGLNLLTEEPIFGEDKLLLLYQSAVDKALESKNGHLDLFLRFLLGLSLETNQNVLRGLLGQTRRMGSQTTKKTVSYIKKKIGGDLSTERSINLFHCLNELNDHSLVDQIQQFLTSGNLSKKRVSRAQWATLVFILLSSEENLDVFDLKKYSASEKGLQRLLPVIKASKTSLLNGCHLSERCCEALASVLSSNSSSLKKLDLSTNDLKDSGVKKLLSAGLGSPDCTLETLSLNGCSLSEKCCQALASVLSSNSSSLRKLDLSTNDLKDSGVKLLSAGLRSPYCTLETLRLNACHLSKRCCEALASVLRSNSSSLRELDLSSNDLQDSGVKLLYAGLGSPHCTLETLRLSGCLVTQEGCASLASALSSNPSHLRELDLSYNHPGDSGAALLSAGLEDPRWLDT